The Musa acuminata AAA Group cultivar baxijiao chromosome BXJ1-3, Cavendish_Baxijiao_AAA, whole genome shotgun sequence genome window below encodes:
- the LOC135618021 gene encoding heat stress transcription factor B-4c-like has translation MLPPFLPPKIPSSSHSRLLSEAIMEIGCWEGAGGGAGAAEAHKPVPAPFLTKTYQLVDDPATDHIVSWGDDRVSTFVVWRPPEFARDILPNYFKHNNFSSFVRQLNTYGFRKVVPERWEFANEFFRKGEKHLLCEIHRRKSASVSSSLPLPSSPPLFPLYHHHHFDEHQLAGPHWRDAPSPRLLVLGDSSIVSGNDIDTTMRGGGGKEPVMVAALVEENERLRRSNAALLSELAHMRQLYNDIIYFVQNHVRPVAPSSAAVASANFLLSSAYNQRRTGLKSGSTTSSSSLTIVEEPSPPSPHLEQSPKNHHHHNSGNCNGESSSTRPKLFGVSLDGCSSSSSSSKRGWQPDEPTSPSTRPRLALDKMDLGFHLMPPSPPSC, from the exons ATGCTCCCTCCCTTCCTCCCTCCTAAAATACCCTCATCTTCACACTCTCGTCTCTTGTCCGAAGCTATCATGGAGATCGGGTGCTGGGAGGGGGCAGGCGGCGGTGCAGGGGCGGCGGAGGCGCACAAACCTGTGCCGGCGCCTTTCCTGACCAAGACCTATCAGTTGGTGGACGACCCCGCCACCGATCACATCGTCTCCTGGGGCGACGACCGCGTCTCCACCTTCGTAGTGTGGCGGCCCCCGGAGTTCGCCCGCGACATCCTCCCCAACTACTTCAAGCACAACAACTTCTCCAGCTTCGTTCGCCAACTCAACACCTAC GGGTTTCGCAAGGTTGTGCCCGAGAGATGGGAGTTCGCGAACGAGTTCTTTAGGAAGGGGGAGAAGCACTTACTGTGTGAGATCCATCGTCGTAAGTCTGCCTCCGTTTCCTCCTCGTTACCGTTGCCTTCGTCTCCTCCTCTCTTCCCTCTCTACCACCACCATCATTTCGACGAGCACCAGCTTGCCGGTCCCCATTGGCGCGACGCCCCGTCTCCACGCCTCCTCGTCCTCGGGGACAGCAGCATTGTCAGTGGTAACGATATAGATACCACcatgaggggaggaggaggaaaagaacCGGTAATGGTGGCCGCATTGGTGGAGGAGAACGAGAGGCTGCGCCGGAGCAACGCGGCGCTACTGTCGGAGCTCGCCCATATGCGCCAGCTCTACAACGACATCATCTACTTCGTGCAGAACCACGTCCGCCCCGTCGCTCCCAGCTCCGCGGCCGTGGCCTCCGCCAActtcctcctctcctccgccTATAACCAGCGGAGGACCGGCCTCAAATCTGGCAGCACCACGTCCAGTAGCTCTCTCACAATTGTCGAAGAACCATCGCCGCCGTCTCCCCATCTGGAACAGTCCCCGaagaaccaccaccaccacaacagcGGGAATTGCAACGGAGAGAGTAGCAGCACGAGGCCCAAGCTCTTCGGGGTGTCGCTGGACGGGTGttccagtagcagcagcagcagcaagcgtGGGTGGCAACCAGATGAGCCGACGTCCCCATCGACGAGACCTCGCTTAGCATTAGATAAGATGGACTTAGGGTTCCACCTGATGCCACCTTCTCCACCGTCTTGTTAA
- the LOC135636667 gene encoding transcription factor HEC2-like, with translation MEQMDVDLLNSSPEFQVELMNMMLQLQQLAESSEALPPNDHLSAAPPRTFRASPTAPAFHHPARGPAMAPPSNNLADAEASLLSGPSLAHSAPTSTAGMRDMMFGIAAMQPVHVDPESVRPPKRRNVRISKEPQSVAARLRRGRISERMRVLQHMVPGGTKMDTASMLDEAIHYVKFLKTQVQSLELAAVSQGMGRPPPPAAGFTPSDGSYSCFHTMYQLQDQGFVNFADV, from the coding sequence ATGGAACAAATGGACGTCGACCTCTTGAACTCTTCTCCGGAGTTCCAGGTTGAACTGATGAACATGATGCTACAGTTGCAGCAACTTGCGGAATCATCTGAGGCCCTTCCACCCAATGATCACCTCTCCGCTGCTCCACCGCGGACGTTCCGTGCTTCTCCCACCGCTCCGGCCTTCCACCACCCCGCCCGTGGCCCAGCCATGGCGCCGCCGTCGAACAACCTTGCTGATGCGGAGGCATCGCTGCTGAGCGGCCCGTCCCTAGCGCACAGTGCTCCGACCTCGACGGCGGGGATGAGGGACATGATGTTCGGCATCGCCGCGATGCAGCCGGTGCACGTGGATCCGGAGTCCGTCAGGCCGCCGAAGCGCCGGAACGTGAGGATTTCCAAGGAACCTCAGAGCGTGGCGGCGAGGCTCCGGCGGGGGCGGATCAGCGAGCGCATGCGGGTGCTGCAGCACATGGTGCCCGGCGGGACCAAGATGGACACGGCGTCGATGCTCGACGAGGCCATCCACTACGTCAAGTTCCTGAAGACGCAGGTGCAGTCTCTGGAGCTGGCGGCGGTGAGCCAGGGCATGGGTCGGCCGCCGCCTCCGGCTGCAGGATTCACGCCGTCCGACGGCAGCTACTCGTGCTTCCATACCATGTATCAGCTGCAGGATCAAGGGTTCGTGAACTTTGCCGATGTGTAA
- the LOC135618038 gene encoding flavonol synthase 1-like — translation MEVERVQAIASLSVATNDIPPEFVRSEHEQPGITTYRGLVPEIPVIDLEDGDEGRVTRAIAEASQEWGIFQLVNHGIPGEVIRALQRVGREFFELPPEEKEKYAAAPGSLQGYGTKLQKDLEGKKAWVDFLFHNIWPPTQVDHRAWPENPVDYRKANEEYAKHLVGLVEKMLVSLSKGLGLEADVLKHAVGGDDLEFLLKINYYPPCPRPDLALGVVAHTDMSAITILIPNDVPGLQVFKDDHWFDAKYVPDAIIVHVGDQIEKLSNGRYKSVLHRTTVNKEKARMSWPVFCSPPGETVIGPLPQLVSDEQPAQYKTKKYKDYAFCKLNKLPQ, via the exons ATGGAGGTGGAGAGGGTGCAGGCCATCGCGTCCCTGAGCGTGGCCACCAACGACATACCGCCGGAGTTCGTGAGGTCGGAGCACGAGCAGCCGGGTATCACCACGTACCGCGGCCTGGTCCCGGAGATCCCGGTGATCGACCTCGAAGACGGGGACGAAGGCCGGGTGACGCGCGCCATCGCGGAGGCCAGCCAGGAGTGGGGCATCTTCCAGCTGGTGAACCACGGCATCCCCGGGGAGGTGATCCGGGCGCTGCAGCGCGTGGGCAGGGAGTTCTTCGAGCTGCCaccggaggagaaggagaagtacGCGGCGGCGCCGGGGAGCCTCCAGGGCTACGGAACCAAGCTGCAGAAGGACTTGGAAGGCAAGAAGGCGTGGGTGGACTTCCTCTTCCACAACATCTGGCCGCCGACGCAAGTCGACCACCGCGCATGGCCGGAGAATCCGGTGGATTACAG GAAGGCAAATGAGGAGTACGCCAAACATTTGGTGGGATTGGTGGAGAAGATGTTGGTAAGCCTGTCCAAGGGACTGGGGCTGGAGGCCGACGTCCTCAAGCACGCCGTGGGAGGGGACGACTTGGAGTTCCTCCTCAAGATCAACTACTACCCGCCGTGCCCGAGACCCGACCTCGCCCTCGGCGTGGTGGCTCACACCGACATGTCCGCCATCACCATCCTGATCCCCAACGACGTCCCCGGCCTCCAGGTCTTCAAGGACGACCACTGGTTCGACGCCAAGTACGTCCCCGACGCCATCATCGTCCACGTCGGGGACCAGATCGAG AAACTGAGCAACGGCAGGTACAAGAGCGTGCTGCACCGGACGACGGTGAACAAGGAGAAGGCGAGGATGTCGTGGCCTGTGTTCTGCTCCCCGCCGGGCGAGACGGTCATTGGGCCTCTGCCGCAGCTCGTCAGCGACGAACAGCCCGCTCAGTACAAGACGAAGAAGTACAAGGACTATGCTTTCTGCAAGCTGAACAAGCTTCCGCAGTGA